A stretch of the Panicum virgatum strain AP13 chromosome 9N, P.virgatum_v5, whole genome shotgun sequence genome encodes the following:
- the LOC120692366 gene encoding inositol-tetrakisphosphate 1-kinase 1-like: MASDAAAAEPSSGDTQRPPRYAIGYALAPKKQQSFIQPSLVARAAARGMDLVPVDAARPLAEQGPFHLLIHKLYGDGWRAQLEAFAARHPAVPVVDPPHAIDRLHNRISMLQVVSELDHAADKDRTFGIPSQVVVYDAAALADSGLLAALRFPLIAKPLVADGTAKSHKMSLVYHREGLAKLRPPLVLQEFVNHGGVIFKVYVVGGHVTCVKRRSLPDVSPGDDASAEGSVSFSQVSNLPNERTAEEYYGEKSLEDAVVPPAAFVNQIAGGLRRALGLQLFNFDMIRDVRATGDHYLVIDINYFPGYAKMPGYETVLTDFFWEMVCKEDDVVQEEKGRNHVSVK, from the coding sequence ATGgcctccgacgccgccgccgccgagccctccTCCGGCGACACCCAGCGTCCCCCGCGCTACGCCATCGGGTACGCGCTCGCGCCGAAGAAGCAGCAGAGCTTCATCCAGCCGTCGCTGgtggcccgcgcggcggcgcggggcatgGACCTCGTCCCCGTGGATGCGGCGCGGCCCCTGGCGGAGCAGGGCCCCTTCCACCTCCTCATCCACAAGCTCTACGGCGACGGCTGGCGCGCCCAGCTCGAGGCCTTCGCCgcgcgccacccggccgtgccCGTCGTCGACCCGCCCCACGCCATCGACCGCCTCCACAACCGCATCTCCATGCTCCAGGTCGTCTCCGAGCTCGACCACGCCGCCGACAAGGACCGCACCTTCGGCATCCCCAGCCAGGTCGTCGTCtacgacgccgccgcgctcgccgactCCGGCCTCCTGGCCGCGCTCCGCTTCCCGCTCATCGCCAAGCCCCTCGTCGCCGACGGCACCGCCAAGTCCCACAAGATGTCCCTCGTCTACCACCGCGAGGGGCTCGCCAAGCTCCGCCCGCCGCTCGTGCTCCAGGAGTTCGTCAACCACGGCGGCGTCATCTTCAAGGTCTACGTCGTCGGCGGCCACGTCACCTGCGTCAAGCGCCGCAGCCTGCCAGACGTGTCCCCCGGGGACGACGCGTCCGCCGAGGGATCCGTCTCCTTCTCTCAGGTCTCCAACCTCCCCAACGAGCGCACCGCGGAGGAGTACTACGGCGAAAAGAGCCTCGAGGACGCCGTCGTGCCGCCCGCCGCATTCGTCAACCAGATCGCGGgtggcctccgccgcgcgcttGGCCTACAACTCTTCAACTTCGACATGATCCGGGACGTCCGCGCCACCGGTGACCACTATCTCGTCATTGACATCAACTACTTCCCGGGCTACGCCAAGATGCCGGGATATGAGACTGTCCTTACTGATTTTTTCTGGGAGATGGTATGTAAGGAGGATGATGTGGTCcaggaggagaaggggagaaACCATGTCTCGGTGAAATAA